One genomic segment of Arachis duranensis cultivar V14167 chromosome 4, aradu.V14167.gnm2.J7QH, whole genome shotgun sequence includes these proteins:
- the LOC107483899 gene encoding uncharacterized protein LOC107483899, protein MKKKNCSSSTPSFMLSIIFIVLFVSFVPITMLLHRQRQHQQHLFSLTIQLHRLNSKLSLLESSIEKINHELQSKEDDVAQMENVILEQENIAPIKNTMDSIQPKGSEEGETRGLDSPDIEPEKQDFQGWLPEYQDVNLSHFQSFILAEWNNYWRPNLDKCFQMIFLKMSQVLRDAGLCIEMVKTEWMPFLKNQVCTFKSNLKSHYDILSAETVEAYKASKNILLSNFVKLQRAATPFMQELIPVLKPHVLNFMYNLKSYFDFISSQAEMYNYAKPYMNQIATMAKIYFDTTLVILGIIIKKIITLFHDLRNG, encoded by the exons atgaaaaagaaaaattgttctTCTTCAACGCCCTCGTTCATGCTCTCAATAATCTTCATTGTGTTATTCGTCTCCTTCGTACCCATCACAATGTTACTCCACCGACAGCGTCAGCACCAACAGCATCTTTTCTCTCTCACCATTCAGCTTCATCGACTCAACTCAAAGCTTTCACTTTTAG AATCCTCCATTGAGAAGATTAACCATGAATTGCAGAGTAAGGAGGATGATGTTGCTCAAATGGAGAATGTGATTTTGGAGCAAGAAAATATTGCACCCATAAAGAATACGATGGATTCTATTCAG CCAAAAGGTTCCGAAGAAGGCGAGACGAGGGGACTAGATTCTCCAGATATTGAGCCTGAGAAGCAG GATTTTCAAGGTTGGCTTCCTGAGTATCAAGATGTCAACTTAAGTCATTTTCAG TCTTTCATATTGGCTGAGTGGAACAACTATTGGAGGCCAAACTTGGACAAATGCTTTCAAAtg ATCTTCTTGAAAATGTCTCAAGTGCTAAGGGATGCTGGCCTTTGCATTGAAATGGTTAAGACT GAGTGGATGCCATTCTTGAAGAATCAAGTGTGTACATTCAAATCCAATCTTAAGTCTCACTATGATATTCTAAGTGCTGAAACTGTTGAGGCCTATAAAGCGTCCAAGAACATTTTACTATCAAATTTTGTGAAGTTGCAAAGAGCAGCCACCCCCTTCATGCAG GAACTGATACCAGTTTTGAAGCCTCATGTGCTGAATTTCATGTATAATCTCAAGTCTTACTTTGACTTTATAAGTTCTCAAGCT GAGATGTACAATTATGCTAAGCCTTATATGAATCAAATTGCAACCATGGCCAAGATTTACTTTGATACAACACTTGTGATCCTTGGAATTATAATCAAGAAAATCATTACACTATTTCATGACTTGCGGAATGGCTGA